From the Planktothrix sp. FACHB-1365 genome, the window TGGAAAGTGAACTAACAGGTAAATATCGGGGTCAAAGCGTACAGTTTAGCTATCCTCGTCATATTCCTGTGCCTCAAACCACTCAACCCCTAAAATATCGGGGTGTTTCCTACAGCAAAACAGAACCAGAACATCCCTTCAAGGAAGTTACCCCTTTAACCCCCACCGAAATTCAGCCTGTAGAAGCACGACAAGGTATAACACTGCGGTTAGTGACGTTTGAGAAAGCTCTCGACGAGAACTTAGCCAAAGTGCACTCCGATCATTTATGCCGTTTATTAGAGCGGCGACGTCAAGCGGCAGTTGCACGGGGCGATCTGAATCTCTTGCGCCAGTTAGACTTAGAAGCAAAAGAAATTGCCTGCTAAGGAAATCAAGATCTAGTCGGGCTTAAAGGTTCTCATAAACCAGCTAGTCCCAAAAAACTTAGGAATATTGCTCGCTTGCTCTAAAATTGTTTCTGGACTTGTAGACAGAAAAGAAGCCTTATGTCCGTTCTTCGTAATTTGATGGCTGTGGGAGTGAGTGGAGCAATTACATTAATCAATGTGGGGCCAGGAACGGCTGTTCCTTCCCCCATTGACTCTCAAGATAATTCGTCCAACTCCAACACAACTCAACCCCAAGAGTTTAAACAAAATCCTCAAGACTCTTATCCTACGGCTCCTATAGAAGCAGAAGCCAACCTTGATTCCTTCTCTCCAAAGGCGACTGATTCCCCGGAGAAGACTTCTGATGCTGTACCGTTAGATCTCACTTTAGACAAAACCCCTCAAAAGGGACAACAGATTTCCGTCTCTACATCTGAACTTCCCCATCAAAACCCAGCAACAAGCGTTTCCCCATCTATGGAATCAAGGGTTGCTGCTCAGGGATCTTTACCTTTAGAAATCCTAACCTCAACATTTAAGCAAAATCCGACAAAATCTCAACCTGTGGCTGCTTCAAGCCATCGCTTGATCGAGAATTTCTCGACACCGAAATCCTCTGGGGTATCCGAATCACCTACCCCAGTTTTTAAGCAAAATCCGACAAAAACCCCTGAACAATCTGTTTCCCCCTCGACAGCATCGACTGTTGCTCCTACAACTTCAGAACAACCGACTGTAACGCAACCAAGTGCAACTTCGACATCCAACACAACCGGATCAGGAGACAGTACACAAACCCAAACCCCTAGTCAAACCCCTAACTTTAACTTACCCCATCCCTTAAGCAATCATTCCTTATCCGCAGAAAGCAACACTCCGTTACAGGTGGAAACAGCATTACCCAATGCCTCTACCCAGGCTGCAACCCTGACTTCTCCTTTATTACCTTCAAGTGATAGAGGAAAACAATCTCAACCCACTCAACTAGCTCAAGTCAGTACGCCAGCCTTGACGGTTCCTGACTTGACCCCCCCGACAACACCCTTTCCGCCACCAACTCCCAACGGAACGTTACAAACCAATCCCCCGGCCATTTTGTTTCCGAGTCCCAATCCTTTATATCGGCCGACCTTACCGGATCAAGTTAATATTGAGGAAACCGTTCCGGTGACGTTACAACAAGCGATTGATTTAGCAATTCGCAATAATGAAAATGTCAGCATTGCCCAACTACAAGTCGAACAAAACTTGGCAGCTTTGAGGGAAACTCAAGCCGATTTATATCCGAGTTTGATCTTTCGCTCCAGTTTTGGTCGGACTGTTTCTGCGTTGCAAGACTTACAAGTTCGAGCTAGGAACCGCGCTATCCGAGTTCAGCGTTTCAATAATCCTGAACAAGCTGATCAATTACCGTTTCAGACCTTTTATGGTTCCTTTTCCTTTGATAATTCCCTGCAATTGCAGTATGACTTAGGGATAAATGGATTGAGAGGTTCCAGAATTCGGGCTTCAGAAGAACAGTTACGCATTTTTGAGTTAAGGTTAGAAACGGCCATAGAAGAAGTTCGATTTGATGTGGCTCGTGCCTATTACAATCTACAAGAAGCCGATGCTGCTGTTGAAATTCAAGCGGCTGCGGTACGGAACTCCCAAAAGAGTTTAGAGGATGCAGAAGCCTTGGAACGGGCAGGCGTGGGAACCCGTTTTGAAGTGTTGCAAGCTCGTGTTACCCTGGCAAATGCCCAACAGGATCTGACTAATTCACGGCGAAATCAACTCCAAAGTCGGCGAGAATTAGCAGCGATTTTGAATATTGATGAAAATTCAAATTTATTAGCCGCCGATCCGATTGCTTTAGCAGGAGCTTGGGATTTAACCTTAGAAGATACCATTGTTCAAGCCTACAATAATCGGGCTGAGTTAGAAGAACAGTTAGCGGAACGCGATCGCGCTCAACAGTTACGACGAGCCGCCTTAGCTGCTACCCGACCTAATGTTACCCTAGCCGCGAGCTATAACGTTTTGGGATTTATTAATGATGATCCGAGTTATACTGCGAACCAAGGTTGGGCAGATGGTTATGAAGCTCAAGTTCAGTTTTCTTGGAATTTCTTTGATGGGGGTGCAGCCAAAGCTCAGGCTAGACAGAGGGAGTTAGATATTGGCATCGCTGACGAACGTTTTGATCAATTACTCAATCAAATTCGTTTAGATGTGGAACGGTCTTATTATGACCTACAAGCCAACTTTGATAATATTCAAACCGCTAGTTTAGGGGTGGAAGAAGCAACGGAAGCTTTACGTTTAGCTCGTTTACGCTTTCAAGCTGGGGTGGGAACTCAGTTAGAAGTGATTAACCAGGAAACGGACTTAACCCGCGCTCAAAACCGACTCCTCAACGCCATTATTGGCTATAACCGTGCTCTGTCCTCCTTACAACGGGCTGTCAGTAACCTTCCGGGTAATATTCTGTCAGATTATCCGCTTTAGTTATTCGTTAACAGTTAATGGATAACTGACAACCCATTTGTTAACATTCTGTAATAATTTAGAGAGAGGTTATGTTCATTAAGCTAGGACATTGCAATTGAAATGGCTAATATCAAATTCGTGAATGAAAATCAGGACGTAATCGCAGCCGATGGGGCTAACTTAAGACTTAAAGCCCTAGAAAACCGCATAGACTTATATACCTTCACTGGCAAAATGA encodes:
- a CDS encoding DUF4278 domain-containing protein, coding for MKLTYRGNQYDASFPPVDVVESELTGKYRGQSVQFSYPRHIPVPQTTQPLKYRGVSYSKTEPEHPFKEVTPLTPTEIQPVEARQGITLRLVTFEKALDENLAKVHSDHLCRLLERRRQAAVARGDLNLLRQLDLEAKEIAC
- a CDS encoding TolC family protein, coding for MSVLRNLMAVGVSGAITLINVGPGTAVPSPIDSQDNSSNSNTTQPQEFKQNPQDSYPTAPIEAEANLDSFSPKATDSPEKTSDAVPLDLTLDKTPQKGQQISVSTSELPHQNPATSVSPSMESRVAAQGSLPLEILTSTFKQNPTKSQPVAASSHRLIENFSTPKSSGVSESPTPVFKQNPTKTPEQSVSPSTASTVAPTTSEQPTVTQPSATSTSNTTGSGDSTQTQTPSQTPNFNLPHPLSNHSLSAESNTPLQVETALPNASTQAATLTSPLLPSSDRGKQSQPTQLAQVSTPALTVPDLTPPTTPFPPPTPNGTLQTNPPAILFPSPNPLYRPTLPDQVNIEETVPVTLQQAIDLAIRNNENVSIAQLQVEQNLAALRETQADLYPSLIFRSSFGRTVSALQDLQVRARNRAIRVQRFNNPEQADQLPFQTFYGSFSFDNSLQLQYDLGINGLRGSRIRASEEQLRIFELRLETAIEEVRFDVARAYYNLQEADAAVEIQAAAVRNSQKSLEDAEALERAGVGTRFEVLQARVTLANAQQDLTNSRRNQLQSRRELAAILNIDENSNLLAADPIALAGAWDLTLEDTIVQAYNNRAELEEQLAERDRAQQLRRAALAATRPNVTLAASYNVLGFINDDPSYTANQGWADGYEAQVQFSWNFFDGGAAKAQARQRELDIGIADERFDQLLNQIRLDVERSYYDLQANFDNIQTASLGVEEATEALRLARLRFQAGVGTQLEVINQETDLTRAQNRLLNAIIGYNRALSSLQRAVSNLPGNILSDYPL